From the genome of Apus apus isolate bApuApu2 chromosome 19, bApuApu2.pri.cur, whole genome shotgun sequence, one region includes:
- the BRINP1 gene encoding BMP/retinoic acid-inducible neural-specific protein 1 yields MNWRLVEFLYLLFIWDHILVQPSHQDPTATNQHVSKEFDWLISDRGPFHHSRSYLSFVERHRQGFTTRYKIYREFARWKVRNTAIERRDLLHNPLPLMPEFQRSIRLLGRRPTTQQFIDTIIKKYGTHILISATLGGEEALTMYMDKSRLDRKSGNATQSVEALHQLASSYFVDRDGTMRRLHEIQISTGAIKVTETRTGPLGCNSYDNLDSVSSVLLQSTESKLHLQGLQIIFPQYLQEKFVQSALSYIMCNGEGEYICRNSQCGCQCAEEFPQCNCPITDIQIMEYTLANMAKTWTEAYKDLENSDEFKSFMKRLPSNHFLTIGSIHQHWGNDWDLQNRYKLLQSSLEAQRQKIQRTARKLFGLSVRCRHNPNHQLPRERTIQEWLTRVQSLLYCNENGFWGTFLESQRSCVCHGGTSLCQRPIPCIIGGNNSCAMCSLANISLCGSCNKGYKLYRGRCEPQNVDSERSEQFISFETDLDFQDLELKYLLQKMDSRLYVHTTFISNEIRLDTFFDPRWRKRMSLTLKSNKNRMDFIHMVIGISMRICQMRNSSLDPMFFVYVNPFSGSHSEGWNMPFGEYGYPRWEKIRLQNSQCYNWTLLLGNRWKTFFETVHIYLRSRTRLPSLLRNETGQGPVDLSDPSKRQFYIKISDVQVYGYSLRFNADLLRSAVQQVNQSYTQGGQFYSSSSVMLLLLDIRDRINRLAPPVAPGKPQLDLFSCMLKHRLKLTNSEIIRVNHALDLYNTEILKQSDQMTAKLC; encoded by the exons GGAGTTTGCCCGTTGGAAGGTGAGGAACACAGCCATCGAGCGGAGGGACCTGCTCCACAATCCACTGCCCCTGATGCCTGAGTTTCAGAGGAGCATCCGCCTCCTGGGCAGGAGACCCACCACGCAGCAGTTCATCGATACCATCATCAAAAAGTACGGCACCCACATCCTCATCTCTGCCACCCTGGGAG gagaggaggcCTTGACCATGTACATGGACAAGAGCCGCCTTGACAGGAAGTCAGGAAACGCTACCCAAAGCGTGGAAGCCCTGCACCAGCTGGCTTCCTCCTACTTCGTAGACCGTGATGGCACCATGAGGAGACTCCACGAGATCCAGATCTCTACCGGAGCAATCAAG GTAACAGAAACTCGGACTGGCCCCCTGGGCTGTAACAGCTACGACAATCTGGACTCTGTGAGTTCTGTCCTTCTGCAAAGCACTGAGAGCAAACTCCACCTGCAAG GTCTCCAGATCATCTTCCCTCAGTATTTACAAGAGAAGTTTGTCCAGTCTGCCTTGAGCTACATCATGTGCAATGGGGAGGGGGAATACATCTGCAGGAACAGCCAGTGCGGCTGCCAGTGCGCCGAGGAGTTCCCGCAGTGCAACTGCCCCATCACTGACATCCAGATCATGGAGTACACACTAGCAAACATGGCCAAGACCTGGACAGAAGCCTATAAAGATCTGGAGAATTCAG ATGAGTTTAAATCCTTCATGAAAAGGCTACCTAGCAACCACTTCCTGACCATTGGGAGCATCCACCAGCACTGGGGGAATGACTGGGATCTGCAGAACCGCTacaagctgctgcagagctccctggAAGCCCAACGCCAGAAGATCCAGCGCACTGCCCGCAAACTCTTTGGCCTCAGTGTCCGGTGTCGGCACAATCCCAACCACCAGCTGCCTAGAGAAAG GACAATACAGGAATGGCTTACTCGAGTCCAATCCCTGCTGTACTGCAATGAGAATGGGTTCTGGGGGACCTTTCTGGAAAGCCAACGGAGCTGCGTCTGCCATGGTGGCACCAGCCTGTGCCAACGTCCCATCCCCTGCATCATTGGGGGCAACAACAGCTGTGCCATGTGCAGCCTTGCCAACATCTCTCTCTGTGGCTCATGCAACAAGGGCTATAAGCTTTACCGGGGTCGCTGCGAGCCTCAGAACGTAGACTCGGAGAGGAGTGAGCAGTTCATCAGCTTTGAGACGGACTTGGACTTCCAGGACCTAGAGCTGAAGTACCTGCTGCAGAAAATGGACTCTCGTCTGTACGTGCACACCACCTTCATCAGCAACGAGATCCGCCTGGACACCTTCTTCGACCCCAGGTGGCGCAAACGCATGTCCCTCACCTTGAAGAGCAACAAGAACCGGATGGACTTCATCCACATGGTGATCGGGATCTCCATGCGAATCTGCCAGATGCGCAACAGCAGCCTGGACCCTATGTTCTTTGTCTATGTCAACCCCTTCAGCGGGAGTCACTCCGAGGGCTGGAACATGCCCTTTGGGGAGTACGGCTACCCCCGCTGGGAGAAAATCCGCCTCCAAAACAGCCAGTGCTACAACTGGACCCTGTTACTGGGCAACCGGTGGAAAACCTTTTTCGAGACCGTCCACATCTACCTACGCAGCCGGACTcggctgccctccctgctgcgTAACGAGACTGGCCAAGGGCCCGTGGACCTTTCTGACCCCAGCAAGCGTCAGTTCTACATCAAGATCTCGGATGTGCAGGTGTATGGCTACAGCCTGCGTTTCAATGCCGACCTCCTGCgcagtgctgtgcagcaggTCAACCAGTCCTACACGCAAGGCGGGCAGTTCTACTCTTCCTCCTCCGTCATGCTCTTGCTGCTGGATATTCGGGACCGAATCAATAGACTGGCACCTCCCGTGGCCCCGGGGAAGCCCCAGCTGGATCTGTTCTCTTGTATGCTCAAGCACCGCCTGAAACTCACCAACAGCGAGATCATCCGCGTCAACCACGCTCTAGACCTGTACAACACCGAGATCCTCAAACAGTCGGACCAGATGACAGCCAAACTCTGCTAA